In Zalophus californianus isolate mZalCal1 chromosome 17, mZalCal1.pri.v2, whole genome shotgun sequence, one DNA window encodes the following:
- the EXOC3L1 gene encoding exocyst complex component 3-like protein isoform X1 produces MDSATKDEMQPSLPPGSSCPGPGWPEQERAERLARGAALKWASGVFYRPEQLARLGQYRSREVQRTCSLEARIKSVVQSYLEGVKTGVWQLAQASEAVQGAREALGQAHGLLQGTAEAMQTLRPLREQVAQHKQLQVLSQLLPRLWAVPATVAHARSLIDARQLLEAYVCLRELEKLQEETWAPLGGLELPVFEGLGPLAEALGQAVEAAAGAAGQLAREDPAQLVAAVRVAEVDAGYTASLELAPRGWRQRCLQALQEGLDRTHFGTPLLPEPGALAGWLEALRVALPAELSIAEALVAPCCPPYYKVVQLWAHTLHSGLRRCLQQLLGGPELGAADAFTLLHWVLHVYLGPEMMGSLELGPEADVSQLEPLLTPENIEQLEATFVAQIQANVTQWLQKALDGEVAEWNREQEPGTDSSGFYHSPMPAIVLQVRGKRPGRWEAPRGKGEEKRTWTLLMTTRCCLQILEENIRVSSLVSKSLQLRVQGMALSELGTFLRSFSDALIRFSRDHARGETMAPRYVPYLLATLNHQSALSSSVSVLQPDGAASGALAPVETALDELQRRICRLVLEALLAELQPLFAALPSRRWLSSPELLDNVCERTAHVCQDFRRVRNPAAQLLLAEAERTVVLQYLRALMQGRLVCRGADERTQAAERLQHDAAQLRELFLGLGLEESVQCAPVLLALRDLLNLRDPVLLGLEVAGLRQKFPDVSEDHVSAILDLRGDVSREQRLAALSSLQAGPQPSPSVGRRALFSLVPAPAPALSSCLPSGPCS; encoded by the exons ATGGACTCAGCAACCAAGGATGAAATGCAGCCCTCACTTCCCCCTG GCTCTTCCTGCCCAGGGCCTGGGTGGCCAGAGCAAGAGAGGGCGGAGCGGCTGGCCCGAGGAGCAGCACTCAAATGGGCCTCAGGTGTCTTCTACCGGCCAGAGCAGCTGGCCAGACTGGGCCAGTACCGCAGCCGTGAGGTTCAGCGTACCTGTTCACTGGAAGCACGCATCAAG TCGGTGGTGCAGTCCTACCTGGAGGGCGTGAAGACGGGTGTGTGGCAGCTGGCCCAGGCTTCTGAGGCTGTGCAGGGCGCCCGTgaggccctgggccaggcccaTGGGTTGCTGCAGGGTACGGCAGAGGCCATGCAGACCCTCAGACCGCTGCGGGAGCAGGTGGCGCAGCACAAGCAGCTGCAGGTCCTGTCTCAGCTGCTGCCCCGGCTCTGGGCAG TGCCAGCCACAGTGGCCCACGCGCGGAGCCTGATTGATGCCAGGCAGCTCTTGGAGGCATATGTGTGCCTTCGGGAGCTGGAGAAGCTGCAAGAGGAGACGTGGGCACCTCTGGGGGGCCTGGAGTTGCCAGTCTTCGAGGGGCTGGGCCCCCTGGCTGAGGCTCTCGGCCAGGCAGTGGAGGCAGCTGCCGGGGCCGCAGGGCAGCTGGCGCGGGAGGACCCAGCCCAGCTGGTGGCTGCCGTGCGTGTGGCGGAAGTGGATGCTGGGTACACAGCCTCCCTGGAGCTGGCCCCCAGGGGCTGGCGGCAGCGCTGTCTGCAGGCATTGCAGGAGGGCCTGGACAGGACCCACTTTGGGACGCCTCTCCTGCCTGAGCCGGGGGCCCTGGCAGGGTGGCTGGAGGCTCTGCGGGTGGCTTTACCAGCCGAGTTGTCTATAGCTGAAGCACTAGTAGCACCCTGCTGCCCACCGTACTACAAGGTGGTCCAGCTGTGGGCCCACACCCTGCACAGTGGACTGCGCCGCTGCCTGCAGCAACTCCTGGGAGGGCCTGAGCTGGGAGCTGCTGATGCCTTCACCCTGCTGCACTGGGTACTGCATGTGTACCTGGG GCCAGAAATGATGGGGAGCCTAGAGTTGGGGCCTGAGGCTGACGTGTCTCAGCTGGAGCCCCTCCTGACCCCAGAGAACATTGAACAGCTGGAGGCAACATTTGTGGCCCAAATCCAG gcaAATGTGACCCAGTGGCTGCAGAAGGCACTGGATGGCGAGGTAGCTGAGTGGAACCGAGAGCAGGAACCTGGCACAGACTCTTCTGGCTTCTACCACTCACCTATGCCGGCCATAGTGCTGCAGGTGCGTGGGAAGAGGCCAGGCAGGTGGGAAGCccccagagggaaaggggaggagaaaagaactTGGACTCTGCTGATGACCACCCGTTGCTGCCTGCAGATCCTGGAAGAGAACATTCGCGTGAGCAGCCTGGTCAGCAAGTCACTGCAGCTGCGGGTGCAGGGCATGGCACTCTCGGAACTGGGCACATTCCTGAGGAG CTTTAGTGATGCTCTGATCCGATTCTCCCGAGACCACGCCAGGGGGGAAACAATGGCCCCTCGTTACGTGCCCTACCTGCTGGCCACCCTCAACCACCAATCAGCACTCAG CTCCTCCGTGTCGGTCCTGCAGCCCGACGGGGCGGCTTCAGGAGCTTTGGCTCCGGTGGAGACAGCGCTGGACGAGTTGCAGAGGAGGATCTGCCGCCTGGTGTTGGAGGCACTGCTGGCGGAGCTCCAG cccctgttCGCGGCTCTGCCCTCACGCCGGTGGCTGTCGAGCCCAGAGCTGCTGGACAATGTGTGCGAGCGGACGGCGCACGTCTGCCAAGATTTTAGGCGCGTGCGGAATCCTGCGGCCCAG CTGCTCCTGGCGGAGGCGGAACGTACGGTGGTACTGCAGTACCTGCGTGCGCTGATGCAGGGCCGCCTGGTGTGCCGAGGAGCCGACGAGAGGACCCAGGCGGCCGAGCGCCTGCAGCACGACGCGGCCCAGCTTCGGGAACTTTTCCTTGGTTTG GGCCTGGAGGAGAGTGTTCAGTGCGCGCCAGTGCTCCTCGCTCTGCGGGATCTGCTGAACCTCCGCGACCCCGTGCTGCTTGGCCTCGAGGTGGCAGGCCTGCGACAAAAATTTCCAGACGTGAG CGAGGATCACgtctctgccatcttggacctgCGCGGGGACGTGTCGCGGGAGCAGCGCCTGGCCGCACTCAGCTCCTTGCAGGCGGGCCCACAGCCCTCGCCCTCTGTCGGTCGCCGCGCACTCTTCAGCCTCGTCCCAGCACCTGCTCCTGCGCTGTCCTCCTGCCTTCCCTCGGGGCCCTGTTCCTGA
- the EXOC3L1 gene encoding exocyst complex component 3-like protein isoform X2: MDSATKDEMQPSLPPGVFYRPEQLARLGQYRSREVQRTCSLEARIKSVVQSYLEGVKTGVWQLAQASEAVQGAREALGQAHGLLQGTAEAMQTLRPLREQVAQHKQLQVLSQLLPRLWAVPATVAHARSLIDARQLLEAYVCLRELEKLQEETWAPLGGLELPVFEGLGPLAEALGQAVEAAAGAAGQLAREDPAQLVAAVRVAEVDAGYTASLELAPRGWRQRCLQALQEGLDRTHFGTPLLPEPGALAGWLEALRVALPAELSIAEALVAPCCPPYYKVVQLWAHTLHSGLRRCLQQLLGGPELGAADAFTLLHWVLHVYLGPEMMGSLELGPEADVSQLEPLLTPENIEQLEATFVAQIQANVTQWLQKALDGEVAEWNREQEPGTDSSGFYHSPMPAIVLQVRGKRPGRWEAPRGKGEEKRTWTLLMTTRCCLQILEENIRVSSLVSKSLQLRVQGMALSELGTFLRSFSDALIRFSRDHARGETMAPRYVPYLLATLNHQSALSSSVSVLQPDGAASGALAPVETALDELQRRICRLVLEALLAELQPLFAALPSRRWLSSPELLDNVCERTAHVCQDFRRVRNPAAQLLLAEAERTVVLQYLRALMQGRLVCRGADERTQAAERLQHDAAQLRELFLGLGLEESVQCAPVLLALRDLLNLRDPVLLGLEVAGLRQKFPDVSEDHVSAILDLRGDVSREQRLAALSSLQAGPQPSPSVGRRALFSLVPAPAPALSSCLPSGPCS; encoded by the exons ATGGACTCAGCAACCAAGGATGAAATGCAGCCCTCACTTCCCCCTG GTGTCTTCTACCGGCCAGAGCAGCTGGCCAGACTGGGCCAGTACCGCAGCCGTGAGGTTCAGCGTACCTGTTCACTGGAAGCACGCATCAAG TCGGTGGTGCAGTCCTACCTGGAGGGCGTGAAGACGGGTGTGTGGCAGCTGGCCCAGGCTTCTGAGGCTGTGCAGGGCGCCCGTgaggccctgggccaggcccaTGGGTTGCTGCAGGGTACGGCAGAGGCCATGCAGACCCTCAGACCGCTGCGGGAGCAGGTGGCGCAGCACAAGCAGCTGCAGGTCCTGTCTCAGCTGCTGCCCCGGCTCTGGGCAG TGCCAGCCACAGTGGCCCACGCGCGGAGCCTGATTGATGCCAGGCAGCTCTTGGAGGCATATGTGTGCCTTCGGGAGCTGGAGAAGCTGCAAGAGGAGACGTGGGCACCTCTGGGGGGCCTGGAGTTGCCAGTCTTCGAGGGGCTGGGCCCCCTGGCTGAGGCTCTCGGCCAGGCAGTGGAGGCAGCTGCCGGGGCCGCAGGGCAGCTGGCGCGGGAGGACCCAGCCCAGCTGGTGGCTGCCGTGCGTGTGGCGGAAGTGGATGCTGGGTACACAGCCTCCCTGGAGCTGGCCCCCAGGGGCTGGCGGCAGCGCTGTCTGCAGGCATTGCAGGAGGGCCTGGACAGGACCCACTTTGGGACGCCTCTCCTGCCTGAGCCGGGGGCCCTGGCAGGGTGGCTGGAGGCTCTGCGGGTGGCTTTACCAGCCGAGTTGTCTATAGCTGAAGCACTAGTAGCACCCTGCTGCCCACCGTACTACAAGGTGGTCCAGCTGTGGGCCCACACCCTGCACAGTGGACTGCGCCGCTGCCTGCAGCAACTCCTGGGAGGGCCTGAGCTGGGAGCTGCTGATGCCTTCACCCTGCTGCACTGGGTACTGCATGTGTACCTGGG GCCAGAAATGATGGGGAGCCTAGAGTTGGGGCCTGAGGCTGACGTGTCTCAGCTGGAGCCCCTCCTGACCCCAGAGAACATTGAACAGCTGGAGGCAACATTTGTGGCCCAAATCCAG gcaAATGTGACCCAGTGGCTGCAGAAGGCACTGGATGGCGAGGTAGCTGAGTGGAACCGAGAGCAGGAACCTGGCACAGACTCTTCTGGCTTCTACCACTCACCTATGCCGGCCATAGTGCTGCAGGTGCGTGGGAAGAGGCCAGGCAGGTGGGAAGCccccagagggaaaggggaggagaaaagaactTGGACTCTGCTGATGACCACCCGTTGCTGCCTGCAGATCCTGGAAGAGAACATTCGCGTGAGCAGCCTGGTCAGCAAGTCACTGCAGCTGCGGGTGCAGGGCATGGCACTCTCGGAACTGGGCACATTCCTGAGGAG CTTTAGTGATGCTCTGATCCGATTCTCCCGAGACCACGCCAGGGGGGAAACAATGGCCCCTCGTTACGTGCCCTACCTGCTGGCCACCCTCAACCACCAATCAGCACTCAG CTCCTCCGTGTCGGTCCTGCAGCCCGACGGGGCGGCTTCAGGAGCTTTGGCTCCGGTGGAGACAGCGCTGGACGAGTTGCAGAGGAGGATCTGCCGCCTGGTGTTGGAGGCACTGCTGGCGGAGCTCCAG cccctgttCGCGGCTCTGCCCTCACGCCGGTGGCTGTCGAGCCCAGAGCTGCTGGACAATGTGTGCGAGCGGACGGCGCACGTCTGCCAAGATTTTAGGCGCGTGCGGAATCCTGCGGCCCAG CTGCTCCTGGCGGAGGCGGAACGTACGGTGGTACTGCAGTACCTGCGTGCGCTGATGCAGGGCCGCCTGGTGTGCCGAGGAGCCGACGAGAGGACCCAGGCGGCCGAGCGCCTGCAGCACGACGCGGCCCAGCTTCGGGAACTTTTCCTTGGTTTG GGCCTGGAGGAGAGTGTTCAGTGCGCGCCAGTGCTCCTCGCTCTGCGGGATCTGCTGAACCTCCGCGACCCCGTGCTGCTTGGCCTCGAGGTGGCAGGCCTGCGACAAAAATTTCCAGACGTGAG CGAGGATCACgtctctgccatcttggacctgCGCGGGGACGTGTCGCGGGAGCAGCGCCTGGCCGCACTCAGCTCCTTGCAGGCGGGCCCACAGCCCTCGCCCTCTGTCGGTCGCCGCGCACTCTTCAGCCTCGTCCCAGCACCTGCTCCTGCGCTGTCCTCCTGCCTTCCCTCGGGGCCCTGTTCCTGA
- the EXOC3L1 gene encoding exocyst complex component 3-like protein isoform X4, with translation MKCSPHFPLLARLGQYRSREVQRTCSLEARIKSVVQSYLEGVKTGVWQLAQASEAVQGAREALGQAHGLLQGTAEAMQTLRPLREQVAQHKQLQVLSQLLPRLWAVPATVAHARSLIDARQLLEAYVCLRELEKLQEETWAPLGGLELPVFEGLGPLAEALGQAVEAAAGAAGQLAREDPAQLVAAVRVAEVDAGYTASLELAPRGWRQRCLQALQEGLDRTHFGTPLLPEPGALAGWLEALRVALPAELSIAEALVAPCCPPYYKVVQLWAHTLHSGLRRCLQQLLGGPELGAADAFTLLHWVLHVYLGPEMMGSLELGPEADVSQLEPLLTPENIEQLEATFVAQIQANVTQWLQKALDGEVAEWNREQEPGTDSSGFYHSPMPAIVLQVRGKRPGRWEAPRGKGEEKRTWTLLMTTRCCLQILEENIRVSSLVSKSLQLRVQGMALSELGTFLRSFSDALIRFSRDHARGETMAPRYVPYLLATLNHQSALSSSVSVLQPDGAASGALAPVETALDELQRRICRLVLEALLAELQPLFAALPSRRWLSSPELLDNVCERTAHVCQDFRRVRNPAAQLLLAEAERTVVLQYLRALMQGRLVCRGADERTQAAERLQHDAAQLRELFLGLGLEESVQCAPVLLALRDLLNLRDPVLLGLEVAGLRQKFPDVSEDHVSAILDLRGDVSREQRLAALSSLQAGPQPSPSVGRRALFSLVPAPAPALSSCLPSGPCS, from the exons ATGAAATGCAGCCCTCACTTCCCCCTG CTGGCCAGACTGGGCCAGTACCGCAGCCGTGAGGTTCAGCGTACCTGTTCACTGGAAGCACGCATCAAG TCGGTGGTGCAGTCCTACCTGGAGGGCGTGAAGACGGGTGTGTGGCAGCTGGCCCAGGCTTCTGAGGCTGTGCAGGGCGCCCGTgaggccctgggccaggcccaTGGGTTGCTGCAGGGTACGGCAGAGGCCATGCAGACCCTCAGACCGCTGCGGGAGCAGGTGGCGCAGCACAAGCAGCTGCAGGTCCTGTCTCAGCTGCTGCCCCGGCTCTGGGCAG TGCCAGCCACAGTGGCCCACGCGCGGAGCCTGATTGATGCCAGGCAGCTCTTGGAGGCATATGTGTGCCTTCGGGAGCTGGAGAAGCTGCAAGAGGAGACGTGGGCACCTCTGGGGGGCCTGGAGTTGCCAGTCTTCGAGGGGCTGGGCCCCCTGGCTGAGGCTCTCGGCCAGGCAGTGGAGGCAGCTGCCGGGGCCGCAGGGCAGCTGGCGCGGGAGGACCCAGCCCAGCTGGTGGCTGCCGTGCGTGTGGCGGAAGTGGATGCTGGGTACACAGCCTCCCTGGAGCTGGCCCCCAGGGGCTGGCGGCAGCGCTGTCTGCAGGCATTGCAGGAGGGCCTGGACAGGACCCACTTTGGGACGCCTCTCCTGCCTGAGCCGGGGGCCCTGGCAGGGTGGCTGGAGGCTCTGCGGGTGGCTTTACCAGCCGAGTTGTCTATAGCTGAAGCACTAGTAGCACCCTGCTGCCCACCGTACTACAAGGTGGTCCAGCTGTGGGCCCACACCCTGCACAGTGGACTGCGCCGCTGCCTGCAGCAACTCCTGGGAGGGCCTGAGCTGGGAGCTGCTGATGCCTTCACCCTGCTGCACTGGGTACTGCATGTGTACCTGGG GCCAGAAATGATGGGGAGCCTAGAGTTGGGGCCTGAGGCTGACGTGTCTCAGCTGGAGCCCCTCCTGACCCCAGAGAACATTGAACAGCTGGAGGCAACATTTGTGGCCCAAATCCAG gcaAATGTGACCCAGTGGCTGCAGAAGGCACTGGATGGCGAGGTAGCTGAGTGGAACCGAGAGCAGGAACCTGGCACAGACTCTTCTGGCTTCTACCACTCACCTATGCCGGCCATAGTGCTGCAGGTGCGTGGGAAGAGGCCAGGCAGGTGGGAAGCccccagagggaaaggggaggagaaaagaactTGGACTCTGCTGATGACCACCCGTTGCTGCCTGCAGATCCTGGAAGAGAACATTCGCGTGAGCAGCCTGGTCAGCAAGTCACTGCAGCTGCGGGTGCAGGGCATGGCACTCTCGGAACTGGGCACATTCCTGAGGAG CTTTAGTGATGCTCTGATCCGATTCTCCCGAGACCACGCCAGGGGGGAAACAATGGCCCCTCGTTACGTGCCCTACCTGCTGGCCACCCTCAACCACCAATCAGCACTCAG CTCCTCCGTGTCGGTCCTGCAGCCCGACGGGGCGGCTTCAGGAGCTTTGGCTCCGGTGGAGACAGCGCTGGACGAGTTGCAGAGGAGGATCTGCCGCCTGGTGTTGGAGGCACTGCTGGCGGAGCTCCAG cccctgttCGCGGCTCTGCCCTCACGCCGGTGGCTGTCGAGCCCAGAGCTGCTGGACAATGTGTGCGAGCGGACGGCGCACGTCTGCCAAGATTTTAGGCGCGTGCGGAATCCTGCGGCCCAG CTGCTCCTGGCGGAGGCGGAACGTACGGTGGTACTGCAGTACCTGCGTGCGCTGATGCAGGGCCGCCTGGTGTGCCGAGGAGCCGACGAGAGGACCCAGGCGGCCGAGCGCCTGCAGCACGACGCGGCCCAGCTTCGGGAACTTTTCCTTGGTTTG GGCCTGGAGGAGAGTGTTCAGTGCGCGCCAGTGCTCCTCGCTCTGCGGGATCTGCTGAACCTCCGCGACCCCGTGCTGCTTGGCCTCGAGGTGGCAGGCCTGCGACAAAAATTTCCAGACGTGAG CGAGGATCACgtctctgccatcttggacctgCGCGGGGACGTGTCGCGGGAGCAGCGCCTGGCCGCACTCAGCTCCTTGCAGGCGGGCCCACAGCCCTCGCCCTCTGTCGGTCGCCGCGCACTCTTCAGCCTCGTCCCAGCACCTGCTCCTGCGCTGTCCTCCTGCCTTCCCTCGGGGCCCTGTTCCTGA
- the EXOC3L1 gene encoding exocyst complex component 3-like protein isoform X3 has protein sequence MDSATKDEMQPSLPPGSSCPGPGWPEQERAERLARGAALKWASGVFYRPEQLARLGQYRSREVQRTCSLEARIKSVVQSYLEGVKTGVWQLAQASEAVQGAREALGQAHGLLQGTAEAMQTLRPLREQVAQHKQLQVLSQLLPRLWAVPATVAHARSLIDARQLLEAYVCLRELEKLQEETWAPLGGLELPVFEGLGPLAEALGQAVEAAAGAAGQLAREDPAQLVAAVRVAEVDAGYTASLELAPRGWRQRCLQALQEGLDRTHFGTPLLPEPGALAGWLEALRVALPAELSIAEALVAPCCPPYYKVVQLWAHTLHSGLRRCLQQLLGGPELGAADAFTLLHWVLHVYLGPEMMGSLELGPEADVSQLEPLLTPENIEQLEATFVAQIQANVTQWLQKALDGEVAEWNREQEPGTDSSGFYHSPMPAIVLQILEENIRVSSLVSKSLQLRVQGMALSELGTFLRSFSDALIRFSRDHARGETMAPRYVPYLLATLNHQSALSSSVSVLQPDGAASGALAPVETALDELQRRICRLVLEALLAELQPLFAALPSRRWLSSPELLDNVCERTAHVCQDFRRVRNPAAQLLLAEAERTVVLQYLRALMQGRLVCRGADERTQAAERLQHDAAQLRELFLGLGLEESVQCAPVLLALRDLLNLRDPVLLGLEVAGLRQKFPDVSEDHVSAILDLRGDVSREQRLAALSSLQAGPQPSPSVGRRALFSLVPAPAPALSSCLPSGPCS, from the exons ATGGACTCAGCAACCAAGGATGAAATGCAGCCCTCACTTCCCCCTG GCTCTTCCTGCCCAGGGCCTGGGTGGCCAGAGCAAGAGAGGGCGGAGCGGCTGGCCCGAGGAGCAGCACTCAAATGGGCCTCAGGTGTCTTCTACCGGCCAGAGCAGCTGGCCAGACTGGGCCAGTACCGCAGCCGTGAGGTTCAGCGTACCTGTTCACTGGAAGCACGCATCAAG TCGGTGGTGCAGTCCTACCTGGAGGGCGTGAAGACGGGTGTGTGGCAGCTGGCCCAGGCTTCTGAGGCTGTGCAGGGCGCCCGTgaggccctgggccaggcccaTGGGTTGCTGCAGGGTACGGCAGAGGCCATGCAGACCCTCAGACCGCTGCGGGAGCAGGTGGCGCAGCACAAGCAGCTGCAGGTCCTGTCTCAGCTGCTGCCCCGGCTCTGGGCAG TGCCAGCCACAGTGGCCCACGCGCGGAGCCTGATTGATGCCAGGCAGCTCTTGGAGGCATATGTGTGCCTTCGGGAGCTGGAGAAGCTGCAAGAGGAGACGTGGGCACCTCTGGGGGGCCTGGAGTTGCCAGTCTTCGAGGGGCTGGGCCCCCTGGCTGAGGCTCTCGGCCAGGCAGTGGAGGCAGCTGCCGGGGCCGCAGGGCAGCTGGCGCGGGAGGACCCAGCCCAGCTGGTGGCTGCCGTGCGTGTGGCGGAAGTGGATGCTGGGTACACAGCCTCCCTGGAGCTGGCCCCCAGGGGCTGGCGGCAGCGCTGTCTGCAGGCATTGCAGGAGGGCCTGGACAGGACCCACTTTGGGACGCCTCTCCTGCCTGAGCCGGGGGCCCTGGCAGGGTGGCTGGAGGCTCTGCGGGTGGCTTTACCAGCCGAGTTGTCTATAGCTGAAGCACTAGTAGCACCCTGCTGCCCACCGTACTACAAGGTGGTCCAGCTGTGGGCCCACACCCTGCACAGTGGACTGCGCCGCTGCCTGCAGCAACTCCTGGGAGGGCCTGAGCTGGGAGCTGCTGATGCCTTCACCCTGCTGCACTGGGTACTGCATGTGTACCTGGG GCCAGAAATGATGGGGAGCCTAGAGTTGGGGCCTGAGGCTGACGTGTCTCAGCTGGAGCCCCTCCTGACCCCAGAGAACATTGAACAGCTGGAGGCAACATTTGTGGCCCAAATCCAG gcaAATGTGACCCAGTGGCTGCAGAAGGCACTGGATGGCGAGGTAGCTGAGTGGAACCGAGAGCAGGAACCTGGCACAGACTCTTCTGGCTTCTACCACTCACCTATGCCGGCCATAGTGCTGCAG ATCCTGGAAGAGAACATTCGCGTGAGCAGCCTGGTCAGCAAGTCACTGCAGCTGCGGGTGCAGGGCATGGCACTCTCGGAACTGGGCACATTCCTGAGGAG CTTTAGTGATGCTCTGATCCGATTCTCCCGAGACCACGCCAGGGGGGAAACAATGGCCCCTCGTTACGTGCCCTACCTGCTGGCCACCCTCAACCACCAATCAGCACTCAG CTCCTCCGTGTCGGTCCTGCAGCCCGACGGGGCGGCTTCAGGAGCTTTGGCTCCGGTGGAGACAGCGCTGGACGAGTTGCAGAGGAGGATCTGCCGCCTGGTGTTGGAGGCACTGCTGGCGGAGCTCCAG cccctgttCGCGGCTCTGCCCTCACGCCGGTGGCTGTCGAGCCCAGAGCTGCTGGACAATGTGTGCGAGCGGACGGCGCACGTCTGCCAAGATTTTAGGCGCGTGCGGAATCCTGCGGCCCAG CTGCTCCTGGCGGAGGCGGAACGTACGGTGGTACTGCAGTACCTGCGTGCGCTGATGCAGGGCCGCCTGGTGTGCCGAGGAGCCGACGAGAGGACCCAGGCGGCCGAGCGCCTGCAGCACGACGCGGCCCAGCTTCGGGAACTTTTCCTTGGTTTG GGCCTGGAGGAGAGTGTTCAGTGCGCGCCAGTGCTCCTCGCTCTGCGGGATCTGCTGAACCTCCGCGACCCCGTGCTGCTTGGCCTCGAGGTGGCAGGCCTGCGACAAAAATTTCCAGACGTGAG CGAGGATCACgtctctgccatcttggacctgCGCGGGGACGTGTCGCGGGAGCAGCGCCTGGCCGCACTCAGCTCCTTGCAGGCGGGCCCACAGCCCTCGCCCTCTGTCGGTCGCCGCGCACTCTTCAGCCTCGTCCCAGCACCTGCTCCTGCGCTGTCCTCCTGCCTTCCCTCGGGGCCCTGTTCCTGA